The Fusobacterium polymorphum genome segment ACCTATCTGATAATTTGTATTAGCATCATTTTTATATTCATCATTTTCTACAAGTTTTAAATAGTATTCCAATGCTTCTTCATATTTTTTCATTTTACCTAAAGTATAAGCAAACATAAGATCTAATTTTATATCTTCTTCTCCTAAATCTTTAAGAATAACAAGATATTTATATGCGTTTTCATATTCGCCTAAATAATAATATGCAAAAGAAAATTCTCTATTTATCCAAAAATCATTTCTTCCTAATTCATTTGCTCTTTTTAAATATATTAGTCCATTTCTATAATCTTCTAAATCATCATAAATATATGCTAAATCAGATAGTATTCCTATATTATCTTTATATTCTTCTTTACTCATTATCTCTTCTAAAATTTTTATTGCCTCTGTGTGTTTTCCTAAAGCAACAAGTATAGACGAAGTTCTTGAAACAAGTAAAGGATCGACTTCAACAGGTGATAATTCTTTTGCTTTATTCATATATTCCAAAGCTTCAGTAGATTTTCCTAATAAAAAGTATGTCCAAGCAATTTCTGAATATATCCAGCTATCTTCTCTACCTAGCTCAATAGCTTTTTTATAATTTTCAATAGCTTCTTCATATCTATCTTGACATCTTAAATTATATCCTAATTGAGAATAAACCCATTCATCATCATCACCTAAATCTATTGCTTTTCTTAGATGTTTTTCTGCTTCAATATAATTTTTAAGTTTATTGTATAGCCATCCTATTCTTTCCTCTGAAAGAATATAATCATCTTTAATATCTTCTTCTGGTGCTAATTTAGAATAAATATCTAAGTATTTTAAACTTTTATTAATGTATTCTATAGATTTTTCATAATTCTCATTTTCTTTGTTAGATAATTCTTGATATATCCAACATAAAAAAAGATTAGAGTCTGAATCAGTAGGATTAAGCTCAATGGCTTTTAAAAAATATTTTTTTGCTTCTAAACAATCATCCAAATAAAAATATGAATAGCCTATACGATAATTCCACACATGAGTATTTTTTTCAGTATCTTCAGTAGACTTCAAAAGTTCTAATGCTTTTTCATAATTTTCTACATTATTATATGCTCTTGCTAAAATTCCTATAATTTCAGAAGTTTTTTCTTGATTTGGTAGCGCTTCAATTGTATCAATTATCTCTTGATGTTTATCTTCTTTATGTAAAGTATTTAATAATTCAACTAAATTATTTTTCATTTTTTATCTCCCTTTTAAAATTTACTAATAATATAAATTTTACTTTATTCAAATAAAAAATTCAAGAATTACTTTAATTTGTAATATAGAATAGAAATGAAAGAATTACATTTTATTAAAATAAATTCAGGAAT includes the following:
- a CDS encoding tetratricopeptide repeat protein, with product MKNNLVELLNTLHKEDKHQEIIDTIEALPNQEKTSEIIGILARAYNNVENYEKALELLKSTEDTEKNTHVWNYRIGYSYFYLDDCLEAKKYFLKAIELNPTDSDSNLFLCWIYQELSNKENENYEKSIEYINKSLKYLDIYSKLAPEEDIKDDYILSEERIGWLYNKLKNYIEAEKHLRKAIDLGDDDEWVYSQLGYNLRCQDRYEEAIENYKKAIELGREDSWIYSEIAWTYFLLGKSTEALEYMNKAKELSPVEVDPLLVSRTSSILVALGKHTEAIKILEEIMSKEEYKDNIGILSDLAYIYDDLEDYRNGLIYLKRANELGRNDFWINREFSFAYYYLGEYENAYKYLVILKDLGEEDIKLDLMFAYTLGKMKKYEEALEYYLKLVENDEYKNDANTNYQIGWIYSDFEKAEDALKYLFKAEELGRDDRAINAEIGINLAKTGKILEGMDRLKRALTMEDNITLDDKIFLNSEIAFWYGELRDVDNALEYLYKAEELGRNDTWINSQIGWNLLEKDLHKALEYFDRAKSLGKDDAWLNMQYGFAYSKLGEYEKAILYFKKARELGENNSWLLYQLGLALKEYGNIEEAIDIFKEEIEITNYKGFGDLQLAWCYALIDEKEKAKEYFENVDKDLGSSLEKDEELKKDYNTVNELINSDIYFN